In one window of Bombus vancouverensis nearcticus unplaced genomic scaffold, iyBomVanc1_principal scaffold0025, whole genome shotgun sequence DNA:
- the LOC143304173 gene encoding uncharacterized protein LOC143304173: MASPHEESSRAQNSNRDPTSEVGLEPFKVLQEQMVLMRELIQTLAQKQGEQRPSTESKDATLPRFDPEGAGADPSAWCSHADLILKDHPMQDSALLSALNRALRGSAAHWLSQMVRGGKLTWPTFKEQFLSRFGGRETAASALIRISRERPSETESPGAYGSRLRSMLQMKLQDLMMPEVINALALYILSSQDRRFRRLTLANNIRTEDEFHDEMRILPYNDQPTLSPRNSLTEPEAKRSRLSVPRIKCYRCGAHGHRRTECRLQTQTGKEQDIRNPKEKRPAASSKVTCFKCHEEGHIAPNCPSSRKRNYDSIDERRIDSCVVEAPAGRLSHLGESYPFYFDSGAECSLIKESLASKFSGKRITDVVVMRGIGNTCIKSTLQILSTVCINGLTLEIVFHVLADDYLKYDIMIGREILSQGFDVNITQNSLVICKTKVVNACGKVAEDAVNINEVDTDVIGNDKDRLISVLEKFKESFITGFPRTRVSTGQLEIGLIDPNVTVQRSPYRLSEEERRIVRERIDELIKAQIVKPSNSPFASPMILVKNGSDRLCVDFRALNKNTVADRYPLPLIADQIARLQSARYFISLDMASGFHQILIHPNSTEYTAFVTPDGQYEYVTMPFGLKNAPAVFQRAIFKALGDLAYSYVVVYLDDVLIIADSIDQALERLHTVLNTLVNAGFSFNFAKCSFLKTSVLYLGYVIRNGEVRPNPGKIQALNSLPAPSTVTQLRQFIRLASYFRKFIPKFSQVMKPLYALTSSNKRITWTDRHEKMGQRMISVLTDAPVLMIFDPNRPIELHTDASSEGYGTILMHRVEKENRVIEYYKNEDLTEVDDNGDKSLYRNITFIDFNVRWNGFRQKTILQMSEVTSRLQVKTSRSQHPIIIITVTQQSLE, encoded by the exons atggctagtccacatgaagagtcgtcgcgcgcccaaaattcgaatcgtgatccgacatcagaagtgggattagaaccgtttaaagtgctacaggagcaaatggtccttatgcgcgagttaattcagacgctagcgcagaAACAGGGGGAGCaaagaccgagtacggaatctaaggatgcaacgttaccacgttttgaccccgaaggcgcgggcgccgatccatccgcgtggtgctctcatgctgatctgattttaaaagaccacccgatgcaagatagtgcgttactttccgctctaaatcgcgccctaaggggttctgctgcgcattggctttcacaaatggtgcgcggtggaaagcttacctggccaacgtttaaggaacaatttctttcgcgttttggtggcagagagacagccgcttcggcgttaataaggatatccagagaacgaccgtcggagactgaatccccgggagcgtacggtagtcgcctccgctccatgctgcagatgaagttgcaagatctaatgatgcccgaagtgatcaatgccctcgccctttatatactgagttcacaagatcgacgctttcggcgactaacgctcgcgaataatatcaggacggaggatgaatttcatgatgaaatgaggattctcccttacaacgatcagccgacactttcgccaagaaattcactaacggaacctgaagctaaacgaagtaggctatcagttcctcggattaagtgctaccgctgtggtgctcacggacataggagaacggagtgtcgcctgcaaacacaaacggggaaggagcaggatatacgaaacccgaaggaaaaacgaccagccgcatcgtcgaaggtgacctgcttcaaatgccacgaggagggacatatcgcgcctaattgcccatcatcgcggaaaagaaactacgattccattgacgaacgccggatcgactcctgtgtagtggaagctccggctggtagattaagccatctgggtgagtcgtatccattttactttgattctggggccgagtgttcgttaatcaaagagtccctagcctcgaaattttcgggtaaaagaataaccgatgtggtagtgatgcgggggatcgggaatacttgtattaagagtacacttcagattttgtccactgtttgtattaacggtcttacattggagatagtttttcatgtccttgctgacgattacctaaaatacgacatcatgattggtcgcgagattttgagccagggattcgacgtaaatatcacgcaaaatagcctcgttatttgtaaaacaaaggtcgttaacgcttgtggtaaagtcgcggaagatgcggtcaacattaacgaggttgacactgatgtgatcggtaacgataaagatcgattaatctctgttctcgaaaaatttaaagaatcattcattacgggtttcccgcgtactcgcgtcagtacgggccagttggaaatagggctaattgatcccaacgtcaccgtgcagagaagcccttacaggcttagcgaggaagagcgaagaatagtacgcgagagaatagacgaattaattaaagcacaaattgtaaaacctagtaattcgccgttcgcgagccctatgatactcgtgaagaacggctcagacagattgtgtgtagactttcgagcgctgaataaaaatacggtcgcggatcggtatcccttaccccttattgctgaccaaatcgcgagattgcagagtgcgagatacttcattagcctggacatggctagcggatttcaccagattctCATTCatcctaactcgacggaatatactgcgttcgttacccccgacggtcaatacgaatacgtgacgatgccgtttgggttgaaaaatgcaccagccgttttccagagagccattttcaaggccttaggcgacctcgcttattcgtatgtcgttgtttatttggacgacgttctaataatcgccgactcaatagatcaagctctagaaaggttgcacactgtactaaacactctcgtaaacgccggattttctttcaatttcgctaaatgttcttttctgaagacgtcggtactttatttgggatatgtaattcgtaacggagaagttcgtccaaacccgggaaaaatacaagctttgaattctttacctgcaccgtcgaccgtcacacagcttaggcagtttatacgtttggcctcttacttccgaaaatttattcctaaattttcacaagtgatgaaacccttgtacgcactcacttctagtaacaagcgcataacttggacggacaggcacgaaaagatggGACAACGGAtgatttccgttctgaccgacgcgccggtgttaatgatatttgatcccaatcgtcccatagagctacataccgacgctagttcggaggggtatggaactattttaatgcatagagtcgaaaaggaaaacagagtcatcgaatattata AAAACGAAGACTTGACGGAAGTCGACGACAATGGAGATAAAAGTCTCTATCgtaatattacttttattgaTTTTAACGTCAGATGGAACGGGTTTCGGCAGAAAACGATCCTCCAAATGTCAGAGGTAACGAGCAGGCTTCAAGTAAAAACGAGCAGAAGTCAACacccgattattattattactgtgaCTCAACAGAGTTTGGAGTAG